One Echinicola strongylocentroti DNA window includes the following coding sequences:
- a CDS encoding SRPBCC family protein, whose amino-acid sequence MKKITVTVKVNAPVDKAWAYWTGPEHIMRWNKASDDWHTPHAANDLREGGAFTSRMEAKDGSMGFDFSGTYQAVQEGKMLSYTLDDGREVEVVFTPEGEGTVIKETFDPEQTNPIEMQKGGWQAILDNFKKYVENELQDS is encoded by the coding sequence ATGAAAAAAATCACTGTAACAGTAAAGGTAAATGCGCCAGTAGACAAAGCTTGGGCCTATTGGACAGGGCCAGAGCACATTATGAGATGGAACAAGGCATCGGACGATTGGCATACACCACATGCTGCCAACGACCTGCGCGAGGGTGGTGCTTTTACCTCCAGAATGGAAGCAAAGGACGGTTCGATGGGCTTTGACTTTTCGGGGACTTATCAGGCTGTTCAAGAAGGGAAAATGCTCTCATATACATTGGATGATGGCCGAGAGGTGGAGGTTGTTTTTACACCAGAAGGAGAAGGAACCGTGATCAAAGAAACCTTTGATCCTGAGCAAACCAATCCCATCGAAATGCAAAAAGGGGGCTGGCAGGCCATTCTGGACAATTTTAAGAAATATGTCGAAAACGAATTGCAGGATTCATGA
- a CDS encoding S41 family peptidase: MKSLFLAIIFTVFAVFFTHARELTSLSESHKFKQFGLVWGLMKYHHPLVSKGKYNWSEAFVKNVEKLERIKTQEALNLFLLNFINSIKPSKIKISNDFDGLFTKNYDYDWISKFPATSELYKKLNALKLNTNISDYYVSIGTLSIIPTFENEKGLEKFDVSIKSHRLLTLFSFWNAIQYFDVNKYLMDTDWEDTLDTLIPKFLICESELKYERLKAELVRALDDSHALYLNQKLLDSLFKYKPSFATNLVNDTLVVVATFDQNAEDYNKIKLGDKIVKIEGKSINRTILENLSPYISASNYSYLKRFSNWILRGQSDSLKITIARNDSLFSKCLPRYKDLPNTNQKVLSRDAPKKKWQFIEDDIGYINLRSISKQEIKTAFSSFTQTKGIIIDLRKTPSNLLLNELTRYLYPKRKKFIRVLGPISNRPSLAKHVKSPLRLISDPFKTGHKNRNFYRNKVILLVNNNTMSQSEYIGMAIQGSPNCLTVGKTTAGAVMNIAAFTLPDATQVNFTSLGAFYPDDTSAQRKGLKIDHYVNETTSNFLRDQYVLKGIELIKMK; encoded by the coding sequence ATGAAAAGTTTATTTCTAGCAATTATCTTTACCGTTTTTGCCGTCTTTTTCACACACGCTAGAGAACTCACTTCACTTAGTGAATCACATAAATTTAAACAGTTCGGCTTAGTTTGGGGTCTAATGAAATACCACCATCCATTAGTCAGTAAAGGAAAATATAATTGGTCTGAAGCATTTGTGAAAAATGTAGAAAAGTTGGAACGTATAAAAACCCAGGAAGCGCTTAACTTGTTTTTACTAAACTTCATCAACTCCATTAAACCTTCCAAAATCAAAATTTCCAATGATTTTGATGGGTTGTTTACAAAAAATTATGATTACGACTGGATATCAAAATTCCCTGCAACTTCAGAACTTTATAAAAAGCTAAATGCGCTAAAGCTAAACACCAACATCAGTGATTATTATGTATCCATTGGGACGCTGTCAATAATCCCGACTTTTGAAAACGAAAAAGGGCTGGAAAAATTCGACGTCTCGATAAAAAGCCACAGGCTTTTAACACTATTCAGTTTTTGGAATGCTATACAATATTTCGATGTCAACAAATACTTAATGGATACTGACTGGGAAGATACCCTCGACACACTTATTCCCAAATTCTTAATCTGCGAATCTGAACTAAAATATGAAAGGCTTAAAGCTGAACTGGTAAGAGCTTTGGATGACTCTCATGCACTTTACTTAAATCAAAAACTACTTGATTCATTATTCAAATATAAACCCTCATTTGCGACAAATCTAGTAAACGACACCTTAGTGGTTGTTGCCACATTTGATCAAAACGCGGAAGATTACAACAAGATCAAACTGGGAGATAAAATTGTCAAAATTGAGGGAAAAAGTATAAATAGAACCATTCTGGAGAACTTAAGTCCATATATCTCTGCTTCTAATTATTCATATTTAAAAAGATTCAGTAACTGGATACTGCGTGGTCAATCGGACTCACTAAAAATAACCATAGCAAGAAACGATTCCCTCTTTTCAAAATGTCTACCACGCTATAAAGACTTGCCAAATACCAACCAAAAAGTATTATCTAGAGATGCCCCAAAAAAAAAATGGCAATTTATAGAAGACGATATAGGCTACATTAATTTAAGATCCATTTCAAAACAAGAAATAAAAACTGCTTTCTCCAGCTTCACTCAAACCAAAGGGATAATCATAGATTTAAGGAAAACCCCTAGTAATCTATTATTGAATGAACTCACCCGTTATTTGTATCCAAAGAGAAAAAAATTCATTCGTGTGCTAGGTCCAATTTCAAACAGACCCTCTTTAGCTAAGCATGTAAAATCTCCGCTGAGACTTATTTCCGATCCATTTAAGACTGGACATAAAAACCGTAACTTTTATAGAAACAAGGTTATTTTGCTGGTGAATAACAACACCATGAGTCAATCCGAATATATCGGCATGGCGATCCAAGGTTCCCCAAACTGTCTAACAGTAGGAAAAACCACTGCTGGTGCTGTCATGAATATCGCTGCCTTTACACTTCCTGATGCCACGCAGGTAAATTTCACTAGCTTGGGAGCATTTTACCCAGATGACACGAGTGCACAAAGAAAAGGTCTAAAAATAGATCACTATGTAAATGAAACCACTTCTAATTTCTTAAGAGACCAATATGTTCTGAAAGGGATAGAATTGATTAAAATGAAATAA
- a CDS encoding phosphatidylinositol-specific phospholipase C1-like protein gives MNSVKLLIIGVITAVIAACNPSKEHNTEAIRLNDIQVIGSHNSYKIGIEPEVMALIAKKDSSTAVALAYDHIPLNEQLELGLRNLELDVFHDPNGGRYSHPKALEKLDSAGIPHLPFDEAGKLNKAGLKLFHVQDIDFRSHHLLFKDALNELSNWSYSHPDHTPVIILINAKDGNTPQMTPTLPFTAAALDSIDKEIRSVFPMEKLITPDLVRGEHASLEEAVLAEGWPILEDVKGRFLFVLDEKEEKNNRYLSVHPNLEDAVLFVNVKEGNPNAGFRIINDPIANHDYIKDLVTKGYMIRTRADAGTKEARNNDYNRFEKAKSSSAQVISTDYYIPSSLFKSDYKVAFKENGYERLQPNK, from the coding sequence ATGAACAGTGTCAAGTTGCTTATCATAGGAGTCATCACCGCAGTTATCGCTGCTTGCAACCCCTCCAAGGAGCATAACACGGAGGCTATAAGGCTTAATGATATCCAAGTAATCGGCAGTCACAACAGTTATAAAATCGGCATAGAGCCCGAAGTAATGGCCCTCATTGCGAAGAAAGATTCCAGTACGGCGGTTGCCTTAGCGTATGACCATATTCCACTCAATGAGCAACTGGAGTTAGGGCTGCGCAATCTGGAACTAGACGTATTTCATGATCCTAATGGCGGCCGGTACAGTCATCCCAAGGCTTTGGAAAAGCTCGACTCAGCAGGCATCCCGCATTTACCTTTTGATGAAGCTGGCAAACTCAACAAAGCCGGACTAAAGCTCTTCCATGTCCAGGATATAGACTTCAGAAGTCACCATCTCTTATTCAAAGATGCTTTAAATGAGCTTTCTAACTGGAGCTACTCCCATCCAGACCACACTCCAGTGATCATTCTCATCAATGCCAAAGATGGTAACACACCCCAGATGACTCCTACCCTTCCCTTTACTGCCGCAGCCCTTGACAGTATAGATAAGGAAATTCGATCAGTTTTTCCAATGGAGAAATTAATCACTCCTGACCTAGTACGCGGGGAACATGCTTCCTTGGAGGAAGCCGTTCTAGCTGAAGGATGGCCGATACTGGAAGATGTAAAAGGCAGGTTTCTCTTTGTATTGGATGAGAAAGAAGAAAAAAACAACCGCTACCTCTCTGTCCACCCTAACCTGGAAGATGCTGTACTCTTTGTCAATGTCAAGGAAGGGAATCCAAATGCAGGTTTTCGCATCATCAATGACCCAATCGCCAACCACGACTACATCAAAGACCTTGTCACCAAAGGTTATATGATAAGAACCCGAGCTGACGCTGGCACGAAGGAGGCCAGAAACAACGACTACAACCGATTTGAAAAAGCCAAAAGTTCCAGTGCTCAAGTGATATCCACTGATTATTATATCCCAAGTAGTTTGTTTAAATCGGATTATAAAGTAGCATTCAAGGAAAATGGATACGAACGACTGCAACCGAATAAATAG
- a CDS encoding VOC family protein, with protein MSTIQTPQNIVPFLWFDKEAEEAIRFYTGLFPNSEIKKLTKWPEGGPMPAGTVQVGDFVINGLRVHAFDAGPSFKFNEAVSFFVQCENQAEIDHYWHQFIDHGGEESQCGWLKDRYGFSWQIVPKELTEMLSSKDVEGAKKMMEAVMKMKKLEIAQLKAAFED; from the coding sequence ATGAGCACCATCCAAACACCCCAAAACATAGTTCCGTTTCTGTGGTTTGACAAGGAAGCGGAAGAAGCCATTCGTTTTTACACGGGATTATTTCCCAACTCTGAAATCAAGAAATTGACCAAATGGCCCGAAGGAGGTCCTATGCCAGCAGGGACGGTTCAGGTGGGTGATTTTGTCATCAATGGGCTCCGGGTGCATGCCTTCGATGCAGGCCCCAGTTTCAAGTTCAATGAAGCCGTTTCCTTTTTTGTTCAGTGCGAAAACCAAGCGGAGATTGATCACTATTGGCACCAATTCATCGATCATGGAGGCGAGGAATCCCAGTGTGGATGGCTGAAAGATCGATATGGTTTTTCTTGGCAGATCGTACCTAAAGAGCTTACTGAGATGCTTTCCTCCAAAGATGTTGAGGGTGCCAAGAAAATGATGGAAGCCGTGATGAAAATGAAAAAGCTGGAAATAGCCCAGCTTAAAGCGGCTTTTGAAGATTGA